A part of Streptomyces sp. NBC_01235 genomic DNA contains:
- a CDS encoding CU044_2847 family protein yields MSGEDVTRVARIALPDGTPVWARISGAGELSAPSGRLSYSDTGFAERVEASVESLHALVTGVARSLAEPLRAVRPDEVSVEFGIELTAKAGKVVGLLADGEAKAGITVTLTWNSGPPDLDAPPDPDASASAAPATDPRARGGSSSGAGGVRRAGASPGAPMHGGADGTVGGGGA; encoded by the coding sequence ATGAGTGGTGAGGACGTGACGCGGGTGGCGCGCATCGCGCTGCCGGACGGGACGCCCGTGTGGGCGAGGATCTCGGGGGCCGGGGAACTGTCCGCGCCCTCCGGGCGGCTGTCGTACAGCGACACCGGGTTCGCCGAGCGCGTGGAGGCGAGCGTGGAGAGCCTGCACGCGCTCGTCACCGGGGTCGCGCGGTCGCTGGCGGAACCGCTGCGCGCGGTGCGGCCCGACGAGGTGAGCGTCGAGTTCGGCATCGAGCTGACCGCCAAGGCCGGGAAGGTCGTGGGCCTGCTCGCCGACGGTGAGGCCAAGGCCGGCATCACGGTCACCCTCACCTGGAACAGCGGCCCACCGGACCTCGACGCGCCACCGGACCCCGACGCATCAGCCTCTGCGGCCCCTGCCACGGATCCACGCGCGCGTGGTGGCTCATCGTCCGGCGCGGGTGGGGTCCGGCGCGCGGGCGCGTCCCCCGGCGCGCCGATGCACGGGGGCGCCGACGGCACCGTCGGCGGGGGCGGGGCATGA
- a CDS encoding Clp protease N-terminal domain-containing protein, whose translation MFERFTKDARAVVQAAVAHAERAGAERVEETHVLLALLDREGSRGSFALASLGLPPGRREGVVRDLGEVRRRGGLSRADADALSGMGIDVSEIVSRVEEAHGEGALAAEGGVGSGGRLLGRRPFDRGARDLLTDTLRIAVGRRERSIGDEHLLLALTARRGAPSEILADHGVTYASVTRVLDGDDRPGPTEPEAKAG comes from the coding sequence ATGTTCGAGCGGTTCACGAAGGACGCCCGGGCCGTGGTGCAGGCGGCGGTGGCGCATGCCGAGCGGGCGGGGGCGGAGCGGGTCGAGGAGACGCATGTGCTGCTCGCCCTGCTCGACCGTGAGGGCAGCCGCGGCTCGTTCGCGCTGGCCTCGCTCGGCCTGCCGCCGGGCCGGCGCGAAGGGGTCGTACGGGATCTCGGCGAGGTCCGCCGCCGGGGCGGTCTCTCCCGCGCCGACGCGGACGCCCTCTCGGGGATGGGCATCGATGTCTCGGAGATCGTCTCGCGGGTCGAAGAGGCGCACGGGGAGGGCGCGTTGGCGGCCGAGGGCGGGGTCGGTTCCGGCGGTCGCCTCCTCGGGCGGCGACCCTTCGACCGTGGGGCCAGGGACCTGCTCACGGACACGCTGCGCATCGCCGTGGGTCGCCGCGAACGGTCCATCGGCGACGAACACCTCCTGCTCGCCCTGACCGCTCGCCGCGGCGCCCCCTCGGAGATCCTCGCCGACCACGGCGTCACGTACGCCTCCGTCACGCGGGTACTGGACGGCGACGACCGCCCCGGCCCCACGGAGCCCGAGGCCAAGGCCGGCTGA
- a CDS encoding AAA family ATPase, with protein sequence MTESSEWLIYRGAGEPHDGLERLPDPPPWRDFTSRDDAGSGDGSQDRRLGAHRHLAELHRPGAEELEMINAALYLRRPLLVTGSPGAGKSTLAHSVAYELGLGNVLRWSIVSRSALQDGLYHYDAIARLQDVQIAAQGGFGSAAGTPGAVEGIGSYIRLGPLGTALLPSDTPRVLLIDELDKSDIDLPNDLLNVLEEGEFAIPELERIADRLPDGEAEVLTADGVKVRVRDGRVRCRAFPFVVLTSNGERDFPAPLMRRCIHLELGRPDHNRLATFVRAHLGDEAARAGDDLITRFLERSRSELLAADQLLNAIYLTDAAAPPSRDRLADLLIQRLDRPR encoded by the coding sequence ATGACCGAATCCAGTGAGTGGCTCATCTACCGAGGCGCCGGCGAACCGCACGACGGGCTGGAGCGGCTGCCCGATCCGCCCCCGTGGCGGGACTTCACCAGCCGGGACGACGCGGGGTCCGGCGACGGCTCCCAGGACCGCAGGCTCGGCGCGCACCGGCACCTGGCGGAACTGCACCGGCCGGGCGCCGAGGAGCTGGAGATGATCAACGCGGCGCTGTACCTGCGCCGCCCTCTGCTCGTCACGGGCAGTCCCGGCGCGGGCAAGAGCACGCTCGCGCACTCGGTGGCGTACGAACTCGGTCTCGGCAACGTGCTGCGCTGGTCCATAGTCAGCCGGTCCGCGCTCCAGGACGGGCTCTACCACTACGACGCGATCGCACGGCTTCAGGACGTGCAGATCGCCGCGCAGGGCGGGTTCGGGTCGGCGGCGGGCACGCCGGGCGCGGTCGAGGGCATCGGCAGCTACATCCGGCTGGGTCCGCTCGGCACCGCGCTGCTGCCCTCCGACACCCCGCGTGTGCTGCTCATCGACGAGCTGGACAAGAGCGACATCGACCTGCCCAACGACCTGCTGAACGTTCTGGAGGAGGGCGAGTTCGCGATCCCCGAGCTGGAGCGCATCGCCGACCGGCTGCCGGACGGCGAGGCGGAGGTGCTGACCGCCGACGGGGTGAAGGTCCGGGTGCGCGACGGCCGGGTACGCTGCCGTGCCTTCCCGTTCGTGGTGCTCACCAGCAACGGGGAGCGCGACTTCCCGGCCCCGCTGATGCGCCGGTGCATCCACCTGGAGCTGGGGCGCCCCGACCACAACCGGCTCGCCACCTTCGTCCGCGCGCATCTCGGTGACGAGGCGGCGCGCGCGGGGGACGATCTGATCACCCGGTTCCTGGAGCGGTCGCGCAGTGAACTCCTCGCGGCGGACCAGTTGTTGAACGCGATCTACCTCACCGACGCGGCCGCGCCGCCCAGTCGTGACCGCCTGGCCGACCTGCTCATCCAGCGACTCGACCGTCCGAGGTGA
- a CDS encoding DUF4097 family beta strand repeat-containing protein: MTEWSVAEPRKLSFDEPVSELHVRIVDGTVNVVGTEEGSARLEVSRIEGPPLVVSHRDGTLTVAYEDLPWKGFLKWLDRKGWRRSAVVSLAVPAGTRVEVGVVSAGAVVSGIDGHAEVKGVNGDTTLVGLAGPVRADTVSGNVEAQALTGDLRFNSVSGDLTVVEAGSSVKADSVSGSMIVDLDPVSRPTNIDLTSVSGEIAVRLPHPADAQVEANTASGSVSNAFEDLRVSGQWGAKRITGRLGAGNGNLKATTISGSIALLRRPPARDEGDAGFTEGVGDAEDGTGEAQEAWEAKVSTEAPTPKAAPEAAPAAVPTTAPESEARSGEPSDSGDNAVSGPGGESSSGGPADSTTDKKVL; encoded by the coding sequence ATGACCGAGTGGTCCGTCGCCGAGCCGAGGAAGCTTTCCTTCGACGAGCCCGTGAGCGAACTGCACGTGCGCATCGTCGACGGCACCGTGAACGTGGTGGGCACGGAGGAGGGTTCCGCCCGTCTGGAGGTCTCCCGGATCGAGGGACCGCCGCTGGTGGTGAGCCATCGCGACGGAACCCTGACGGTGGCGTACGAGGACCTGCCCTGGAAGGGCTTCCTCAAGTGGCTCGACCGCAAGGGCTGGCGGCGCAGCGCCGTCGTCTCGCTCGCCGTACCGGCCGGCACCCGCGTGGAGGTGGGTGTGGTGAGCGCCGGGGCGGTGGTCTCCGGGATCGACGGCCACGCCGAGGTCAAGGGGGTCAACGGGGACACGACCCTGGTGGGGCTGGCGGGCCCGGTCCGCGCGGACACCGTCTCGGGGAACGTGGAGGCCCAGGCCCTCACCGGCGACCTGCGCTTCAACTCCGTTTCCGGCGACCTGACCGTGGTCGAGGCGGGCTCCTCCGTGAAGGCCGACTCGGTGAGCGGGTCGATGATCGTCGACCTCGACCCGGTCAGCCGCCCCACGAACATCGACCTGACCAGCGTCTCGGGCGAGATCGCCGTCCGGCTGCCCCATCCGGCGGACGCGCAGGTGGAGGCGAACACCGCCAGCGGCTCGGTGTCCAACGCCTTCGAGGACCTCCGGGTCAGCGGCCAGTGGGGCGCCAAGCGGATCACCGGCCGCCTGGGCGCGGGCAACGGCAACCTGAAGGCGACGACGATCTCCGGCTCGATCGCCCTGCTGCGGAGGCCTCCGGCGCGCGACGAGGGGGACGCCGGATTCACGGAAGGCGTGGGGGACGCGGAGGACGGGACAGGGGAGGCGCAGGAGGCGTGGGAGGCGAAGGTGTCCACTGAGGCACCGACACCAAAAGCCGCACCCGAAGCGGCCCCGGCCGCCGTCCCCACCACCGCACCGGAGAGTGAAGCGCGATCCGGGGAGCCTTCCGACTCGGGGGACAATGCCGTTTCCGGCCCGGGCGGCGAGAGCTCCTCCGGCGGCCCGGCCGACAGCACGACCGACAAGAAGGTGCTCTGA
- a CDS encoding helix-turn-helix domain-containing protein: MTEATDLAERAGDRDPRVGLRAVAALRRLLEQLEAVQVRSARNQGWSWQEIAAELGVSRQAVHKKYGRQ; encoded by the coding sequence ATGACCGAAGCAACGGATCTCGCTGAGCGTGCCGGCGACCGCGATCCACGGGTCGGCCTGCGCGCCGTCGCCGCACTGCGCCGGCTGCTGGAGCAGTTGGAGGCGGTGCAGGTGCGCAGCGCGCGCAATCAGGGCTGGTCGTGGCAGGAGATCGCCGCGGAGCTCGGGGTCAGCAGGCAGGCCGTGCACAAGAAGTACGGGAGGCAGTGA
- a CDS encoding VMAP-C domain-containing protein, producing MTGGHAPGASNAFDAARRALRGLVVAATVRIHRPAVGYALEEPDTFLGSGFFVAPNWVLTCAHVACGGEGGEVAVVYETAPGRGTSTAPGRVVATLPDQGERAEHTRWAEHTGRVPAGNWPAPDLALVQLTEPVDDHECVYVSERPAAYYGEGRVLYAGWTENEGRLQVLDGTLTVQGTIGGWSSDVQMRLGDNDLPYGVSGGPVIDPVRGEVIGVLKARSDHRPGGTSTGIEQLRTLRVPAEEVPAEHSDLYQAVFHAHDRYHRDRQRHPASRRQTWTDVQGRLGARPGHTLSPDERIQLLGRLAELPPPESTRGLLDILDSLPDFQAPTPLPAPRGWRDGLGALYESASDDGALELVLDYAMRAMSAPRPFVVPSTPDAEKALWVWVWQAAQRLSARYRSGLAEQRIERLHRRDEAGRRADRTGHDAPGTVSVTPGVPGRPGTSGRPGAPIGPGGRRGHHRRGGPDVRARARAVGSAARPSALLELVRRGWEPDRCDWSVSVAAPDGSVVRLHEAERTPLADLPGHLAGPLAEAFRHCDEPGRPALLQVALPHELLGLEVDAWQLPPDEEPLGALRPVVVRCADRDRLPDEEFGTYDRDRFDLNESDDADAGHQADDEGGAGGDGDEDEVDEERRARWRWLHAHRAKAEVLDCDEGLRKPVPTVEQLRALSHGTVPVLCRYGDLRYEDDAEALARIVLGGYGVALWRRRRGRPDAVCGEFHRGTVDEIAEPPSAQHLPEVVHELRMRLRAGRTESFWADGVALLYDDPHQPLPGTGDLLEAP from the coding sequence ATGACGGGCGGGCACGCCCCGGGCGCATCGAACGCCTTCGATGCGGCCCGCCGTGCACTGCGTGGCCTCGTCGTCGCGGCGACCGTGCGCATTCATCGCCCGGCGGTCGGGTATGCCCTGGAGGAGCCCGACACGTTCCTCGGGAGTGGCTTCTTCGTCGCCCCGAACTGGGTTCTGACCTGCGCACATGTGGCCTGCGGCGGGGAGGGGGGCGAGGTCGCGGTGGTGTATGAGACAGCACCGGGGCGGGGCACGTCGACCGCGCCCGGCAGGGTGGTGGCGACGCTCCCCGACCAGGGCGAGCGGGCCGAGCACACCAGGTGGGCCGAGCACACCGGGCGCGTACCGGCCGGCAACTGGCCGGCGCCGGACCTCGCCCTGGTCCAGCTGACCGAACCCGTCGACGACCACGAGTGCGTGTACGTCTCCGAGCGGCCGGCCGCCTATTACGGCGAGGGCCGGGTGCTGTACGCCGGCTGGACCGAGAACGAGGGCCGCTTACAGGTCCTGGACGGGACGCTCACGGTGCAGGGCACCATCGGCGGATGGTCCTCGGACGTGCAGATGCGGCTGGGCGACAACGACCTGCCGTACGGCGTCTCGGGCGGCCCGGTGATCGACCCCGTGCGCGGCGAGGTGATCGGCGTCCTCAAGGCGCGCTCGGACCACCGGCCCGGCGGCACGTCCACCGGGATCGAGCAGTTGCGTACCCTGCGGGTCCCCGCGGAGGAGGTGCCGGCCGAGCACAGCGACCTGTATCAGGCGGTCTTCCACGCGCACGACCGCTACCACCGCGACCGGCAGCGCCACCCGGCCTCCCGGCGCCAGACCTGGACCGACGTGCAGGGCCGGCTCGGCGCACGGCCCGGCCACACCCTCAGCCCGGACGAGCGGATCCAGCTGCTGGGCCGGCTCGCCGAACTCCCGCCGCCCGAGAGCACCCGCGGCCTGCTGGACATCCTCGACTCCCTCCCCGACTTCCAGGCCCCCACCCCGCTCCCGGCGCCGCGCGGATGGCGCGACGGCCTCGGGGCGCTGTACGAGAGCGCGAGCGACGACGGGGCGCTGGAGCTCGTGCTCGACTACGCGATGCGGGCGATGTCCGCTCCGCGCCCGTTCGTCGTGCCCAGCACCCCGGACGCGGAGAAGGCGCTGTGGGTGTGGGTGTGGCAGGCCGCGCAGCGGCTCAGCGCCCGCTACCGGTCCGGCCTCGCGGAGCAGCGGATCGAGCGGCTGCACCGCCGGGACGAGGCCGGGCGCCGAGCGGACCGGACGGGGCACGACGCGCCCGGCACGGTCTCGGTCACGCCCGGTGTACCCGGCAGGCCCGGTACCTCCGGTAGGCCTGGTGCGCCCATCGGACCCGGCGGCCGGCGCGGGCACCACCGGCGCGGTGGACCCGACGTACGCGCGCGTGCCCGCGCCGTCGGCAGTGCGGCCCGGCCCTCCGCCCTGCTCGAACTGGTGCGGCGCGGCTGGGAGCCGGACCGCTGCGACTGGTCGGTCTCCGTGGCCGCCCCGGACGGCAGCGTGGTCCGGCTGCACGAGGCCGAGCGCACGCCCCTGGCCGACCTGCCCGGGCACCTCGCCGGTCCGCTCGCGGAGGCCTTCCGGCACTGCGACGAGCCCGGCAGGCCCGCGCTCCTACAGGTGGCGCTGCCCCACGAACTGCTGGGCCTGGAGGTGGACGCCTGGCAACTCCCGCCCGACGAGGAGCCGTTGGGCGCCCTGCGTCCGGTCGTCGTGCGCTGCGCCGACCGCGACCGGCTGCCCGACGAGGAGTTCGGCACGTACGACAGGGACCGCTTCGACCTGAACGAGAGCGATGACGCCGACGCCGGGCACCAGGCCGACGACGAGGGTGGCGCAGGCGGCGACGGCGACGAGGACGAGGTCGACGAGGAGCGCCGGGCCCGCTGGCGCTGGCTGCACGCGCACCGCGCGAAGGCCGAAGTCCTGGACTGCGACGAGGGGTTGCGCAAACCCGTGCCGACCGTGGAGCAGTTGCGCGCCCTGTCGCACGGCACCGTCCCGGTGCTCTGCCGATACGGCGACCTACGCTACGAGGACGACGCGGAGGCGCTCGCCCGGATCGTGCTCGGCGGCTACGGGGTGGCCCTGTGGCGCAGGCGGCGCGGCCGGCCCGACGCCGTCTGCGGGGAGTTCCACCGCGGCACCGTCGACGAGATCGCCGAACCGCCCAGCGCACAGCACCTCCCCGAGGTCGTGCACGAACTCCGGATGCGGCTGCGCGCGGGCCGCACGGAGTCCTTCTGGGCCGACGGCGTGGCCCTGCTGTACGACGATCCCCACCAGCCCCTCCCCGGTACCGGTGACCTGCTGGAGGCCCCTTGA
- a CDS encoding DUF6104 family protein — MYFTDRGIEELEKRRGEEEVTFEWLAEQLRTFVDLNPDFEVPVERLATWLARLDDDEDDE, encoded by the coding sequence ATGTACTTCACCGATCGCGGAATCGAGGAACTCGAGAAGCGGCGCGGCGAGGAAGAGGTCACCTTCGAGTGGCTCGCCGAGCAGCTGCGGACGTTCGTCGACCTGAATCCGGACTTCGAGGTTCCGGTGGAGCGCCTGGCGACGTGGCTGGCACGACTGGACGACGACGAGGACGACGAGTAG
- a CDS encoding helix-turn-helix transcriptional regulator: MPPVFAHGRLRLYLLKLLDEAPRHGYEVIRLLEERFQGLYAPSAGTVYPRLAKLEAEGLVTHTTEGGRKVYAITDAGRAELADRSGELADLELEIRESVAELAAEIRADVRGAAGDLRREMRAAASEARQGTRPGAGEQGRAGGVGEFGDHGEYGEYGEYGDKEAWRAAKEEMRRVKQEWKEQARRAKDESRRAREEAQRARRQAKEAQEQARSQAQEEVQRIARRVQEQVQDHFTRGDWPTGVREGLTELAKEFGEFGKDFGREYGKDFGFGRPGTKGPTTGPDSTTSPKPASSAKPAATAESAATVRPEYSHTPEDFPAEYEPVWAHEDSSGDPARDLDRLLDRFRDDIRDAARDHGVTGDQLREARRHLSTAAAHIGVVLRAPKP, encoded by the coding sequence ATGCCTCCCGTCTTCGCCCACGGCCGTCTCCGTCTCTACCTGCTGAAGCTCCTGGACGAAGCGCCGCGCCACGGCTACGAGGTGATCCGCCTCCTCGAAGAACGCTTCCAGGGGCTCTACGCGCCGTCGGCGGGCACGGTGTACCCCCGGCTGGCCAAGCTGGAGGCCGAGGGCCTGGTCACCCACACCACCGAGGGCGGCCGCAAGGTGTACGCCATCACCGACGCGGGCCGGGCCGAACTGGCGGACCGCAGCGGCGAACTGGCCGACCTGGAGCTGGAGATCCGCGAGTCCGTCGCCGAGCTGGCCGCGGAGATCCGGGCCGACGTGCGCGGGGCGGCGGGCGATCTGCGGCGCGAGATGCGGGCGGCGGCCTCGGAGGCCCGCCAGGGCACCCGGCCGGGCGCCGGAGAACAAGGCCGGGCAGGAGGGGTCGGGGAGTTCGGGGACCACGGCGAGTACGGCGAGTACGGCGAGTACGGCGACAAGGAGGCGTGGCGCGCCGCCAAGGAGGAGATGCGCCGCGTCAAGCAGGAGTGGAAGGAGCAGGCGCGCCGGGCCAAGGACGAGAGCCGCCGCGCCCGCGAGGAGGCCCAGCGTGCCCGCCGCCAGGCCAAGGAGGCGCAGGAGCAGGCCCGGAGCCAGGCCCAGGAAGAGGTGCAGCGCATCGCGCGCCGGGTCCAGGAACAGGTCCAGGACCACTTCACGCGGGGCGACTGGCCGACGGGCGTCCGTGAGGGCCTGACGGAGCTCGCCAAGGAGTTCGGGGAGTTCGGCAAGGACTTCGGACGCGAGTACGGCAAGGACTTCGGCTTCGGCCGCCCCGGCACGAAGGGTCCGACGACGGGCCCGGACTCGACGACCTCCCCGAAGCCGGCCTCGTCCGCGAAGCCGGCGGCGACCGCGGAGTCGGCGGCGACCGTGCGTCCGGAGTACTCCCACACCCCGGAGGACTTCCCCGCCGAGTACGAGCCGGTCTGGGCCCACGAGGACTCCAGCGGCGACCCGGCCCGCGACCTGGACCGCCTCCTCGACCGCTTCCGGGACGACATCCGCGACGCGGCCCGCGACCACGGTGTCACCGGCGACCAGCTCCGCGAGGCCCGCCGCCACCTGTCGACGGCGGCGGCTCACATCGGGGTGGTACTCCGAGCCCCGAAGCCCTGA
- a CDS encoding NAD(P)-dependent malic enzyme codes for MAAEIVNPRSESADQTGQEGGAEPLDPFDPVFALHRGGKMAVQATVPVRDKDDLSLAYTPGVARVCTAIAEQPELVNDYTWKSSVVAVVTDGTAVLGLGDIGPEASLPVMEGKAILFKQFGGVDAVPIALACTDVEEIIETVVRLAPSFGGVNLEDISAPRCFEIERRLQDALDIPVFHDDQHGTAIVTLAALRNAARLSGRGIGELRAVISGAGAAGVAIAKMLVEAGIGDVAVADRKGVVSTDREDLTDVKRELASFTNKAGLSGSLKDALAGADVFIGVSGGTVAEEAVASMAEGAFVFAMANPNPEVHPDVARKYAAVVATGRSDFPNQINNVLAFPGIFAGALQVRASRITEGMKLAAAEALAGVVGDDLAADYVIPSPFDERVAPAVTAAVAAAARAEGVARR; via the coding sequence GTGGCAGCGGAGATCGTCAATCCTCGCAGCGAGAGCGCCGACCAGACGGGCCAGGAGGGTGGTGCGGAGCCCCTCGACCCGTTCGACCCGGTCTTCGCGCTGCACCGTGGCGGAAAGATGGCCGTGCAGGCCACCGTTCCGGTCCGTGACAAGGACGACCTGTCCCTCGCTTACACGCCCGGCGTCGCGCGCGTGTGCACCGCGATCGCGGAGCAGCCGGAGCTGGTGAACGACTACACCTGGAAGTCGTCCGTCGTCGCCGTCGTGACCGACGGCACGGCCGTGCTCGGGCTCGGGGACATCGGCCCGGAGGCCTCCCTTCCGGTCATGGAGGGCAAGGCCATCCTCTTCAAGCAGTTCGGCGGGGTGGACGCGGTTCCGATCGCGCTCGCCTGCACGGACGTGGAGGAGATCATCGAGACCGTGGTGCGGCTCGCTCCCTCGTTCGGCGGAGTGAACCTGGAGGACATCTCGGCACCGCGGTGCTTCGAGATCGAGCGTCGGCTCCAGGACGCGCTCGACATCCCGGTCTTCCACGACGACCAGCACGGCACGGCGATCGTGACGCTGGCGGCGCTGCGGAACGCGGCGCGGCTGAGCGGGCGGGGCATCGGCGAGCTGCGGGCCGTCATCTCGGGCGCCGGCGCGGCCGGTGTCGCCATCGCCAAGATGCTGGTCGAGGCCGGCATCGGGGATGTCGCGGTCGCCGATCGCAAGGGCGTCGTCTCGACGGACCGGGAGGACCTCACCGACGTCAAGCGCGAGCTGGCCTCCTTCACCAACAAGGCCGGGCTGAGCGGGTCGTTGAAGGACGCGCTGGCCGGCGCCGACGTCTTCATCGGCGTCTCGGGCGGCACGGTCGCGGAGGAGGCGGTGGCCTCGATGGCGGAGGGCGCGTTCGTCTTCGCGATGGCCAACCCGAACCCCGAGGTGCATCCGGACGTCGCCCGCAAGTACGCGGCGGTCGTCGCCACCGGGCGGTCGGACTTCCCCAACCAGATCAACAACGTGCTGGCGTTCCCCGGGATCTTCGCCGGGGCGCTTCAGGTGCGGGCGTCCCGGATCACCGAGGGCATGAAGCTCGCGGCGGCCGAGGCGCTGGCAGGGGTTGTCGGGGACGACCTCGCGGCGGACTACGTCATTCCGTCGCCGTTCGACGAGCGGGTTGCGCCTGCGGTGACTGCGGCGGTTGCTGCCGCCGCTCGTGCCGAAGGGGTCGCTCGGCGCTGA
- a CDS encoding zinc-binding dehydrogenase, producing MFAAYAARIDRDQPLSGLELGERPAPEARPGWSTVRVRAASLNHHDLWSLRGVGLPEGRLPMILGCDASGIDEDGNEVVLHSVIGQTGHGVGPAEPRSILTERYQGTFAEQVAVPTWNILPKPKELSFEEAACLPTAWLTAYRMLFTNAGVRPGDSVLVQGAGGGVATAAIVLGKAAGLRVFATSRDEAKRKRALELGAVEAVEPGARLPQRVDAVIETVGAATWSHSVKSLRPGGTLVISGATSGDRPSHAELTRIFFLELKVVGSTMGTKDELEDLLAFCAAAGVRPVIDEVLPLDRAREGFERLASGDQFGKIVLTND from the coding sequence ATGTTCGCCGCCTACGCCGCCCGAATCGACCGTGACCAGCCGCTTTCCGGACTGGAGTTGGGGGAGCGCCCGGCCCCCGAGGCCCGGCCGGGCTGGAGCACCGTCCGTGTCAGGGCCGCCTCCCTCAACCATCACGATCTCTGGTCGCTTCGGGGCGTCGGTCTCCCGGAGGGCCGACTGCCGATGATCCTCGGCTGTGACGCCTCCGGGATCGACGAGGACGGCAACGAGGTCGTCCTGCACTCCGTGATCGGGCAGACCGGGCACGGGGTCGGGCCCGCTGAGCCGCGTTCCATCCTCACCGAGCGCTACCAGGGCACCTTCGCCGAGCAGGTCGCCGTGCCGACCTGGAACATCCTGCCCAAGCCCAAGGAGCTCTCCTTCGAGGAGGCCGCCTGTCTGCCCACGGCCTGGCTGACGGCGTACCGGATGCTGTTCACCAACGCGGGTGTGCGTCCCGGTGACTCCGTTCTCGTCCAGGGCGCCGGCGGCGGTGTCGCCACCGCCGCGATCGTCCTCGGCAAGGCCGCCGGGCTGCGGGTCTTCGCGACCAGCAGGGACGAGGCCAAGCGGAAGCGGGCCCTGGAACTCGGCGCCGTCGAGGCGGTGGAGCCCGGTGCGCGGCTGCCGCAGCGGGTGGACGCCGTCATCGAGACTGTCGGCGCGGCCACCTGGTCCCACTCGGTGAAGTCCCTGCGGCCCGGTGGCACGCTCGTCATCTCCGGTGCCACGAGCGGTGACCGGCCCTCGCACGCCGAGCTCACCCGGATCTTCTTCCTGGAGCTGAAGGTCGTCGGCTCCACCATGGGCACCAAGGACGAGCTGGAGGACCTGCTCGCGTTCTGCGCCGCCGCCGGTGTCCGCCCCGTCATCGACGAGGTGCTGCCGCTCGACCGGGCCCGTGAGGGCTTCGAACGGCTCGCGTCCGGCGACCAGTTCGGCAAGATCGTGCTGACCAACGACTGA